TATCAATTATAGTCATACGTGTTATAAATGGGTTTCGACttttatgaaaaattttaaattacatgCTTAGAACAGGACATATAGAGAATGTTGTATGTAGATTGATCGAAGTAGGTTGGATTTTCGAAGAGAATGTTATGTTTAAAGATCTATGCATGAAATGCTTGTAAGGACCTAGGCATAAGAAGCATCGAATGGCCTAAGTTTAGAAAGCCTAGACATGCAAAGGAGTTTGAGACTAGAGATTTAGAAACTAATTACTAGAAGCTTAGTGGACTTATCTAATAATGTGAAAAAATTTCTATAATGCAATGTCCTGAAATCCTTTTCATACAATCTTTAATTTATTATGCATCACgtcaatatatttttaaaaataagatattTGTATGTGGCtttcaatatttaaaatgaACAAAATGATTCTTAAGATATTTTTACGTGACtttcaatatttaaaatgaaaaaaatgattcaaaGTTAAAAGTAGGATAGATTATGTAAGAGTATAAGAAGGTAAATatataaaatcaaatcaatCTCGTCTCTAGTTTGACCCATCCTTAGTCAAACGAGAGATTTCTCACACCGATCGGATGGCGTCGGCTCGTAGATTTTTGAGAACCCTAATTCGTTTCGGAcgtcaataaataaataaaaacagtAAATGTATAggtcaaaataataattttaaaaaatcgtgtgGAGCCTACTCTAGCGAGGTGAGGCAGAGTCATCGTTTTCACTTTTCATGGAGTATGGAAGTTCCGTCCGACAACGAGAGAGTCTATAaatatcttctttcttcttcctccaccACTAAACGCCCTTCAAATTTTGAGAACAAATCCTCTTTCAATTCCGCAAATCAAGATGCTCTTCTTCAAATCTTTATCCCGAGCAGTGCACCAAGAATCCCAGTCCCCGGAGGAGCTCAAGGAAACCGGCGCCGTTTCCGGCTCACCTGTCTCACTGACGGTGTGGAGGAAGTCACTCCTACTTACATGCAACGGCTTCACAGTGATCGATCGTAACGGAAACATCGTATACAGAGTCGACAATTACACCGGACGACCAGAGGAAATGATTCTGATGGACGGCCTCGGAAAATCCGTCCTCACAATGTGCCGCTCCAAGGTCAGTCAAAAAATTTCCCTCCCGATTCTTTCTCATCTCCgatgaaattgaattaaatgCTCTGATTTTGACtgtaattttaaacaaaattggattattattattattattattctaattTGTGAATGTTTTTGGTTAATCAGAAGCTAGGATTAGGGGAAAACTGGTGCGTATACGAAGGGGAAGTAGAAGGAAAAACAAGGGGAAGAAAGAACAAACCGATATGTCGAGTGAAGAAGAACATAAACATACTACATGTGGATCCGAACGCGAAAGTACTAGCGTATGTATACGATTACAGAATCTCGAAGAAAAAGTACGCGTATAGTGTGGAAGGTTCATACGGGGAGCGATCGTGCAAGGTATTGGATGCTGCGTCGAGGAGGGTGGTGGCGGAGGTGAAGAGGAAGGAGGCGGTGAAGGGTGGAGTTGGTTTTGGGGCGGAGGTATTTCTTCTGGTGATTGTTCCTGGTTTTGATTCAGGATTAGCGATGGCTTTGGTTTTGCTTTTGGATCAAATGTTCTCTTAGAATTTGAATTTCGTGTTCGTCTTGTTCTTGATCAATTGGTGTTCCTTCTCCATAATTTGTCGAAagggatttttaattattttttttttcataaaatccTTTTCTTTTAAGATATTTGAGTGTACATAAATTGGTTTGTTGTAGAACGCAGGAGACGTAATAACATTTGCTTTTGTGTGTGTCCAAAAACTTCGTTATATTCGTAATCGATGGTGAAAATAATCGCTATATTTATTGTTGAAATATCGCCAATCTCGTGGAGCCccaatttttatttacttttctattttttataaatattaattaatacatCAAAATCTTCCCTACacttttaaaatgaaatattgTTTAAATATTAATCAATAGTTTGTCTATTTTTTCTATCTCACTCTAACAAATTTCAAACTAAAGCCAAAAACTTACTTTAATTTATGATAGAATTCCGATACTACTTCGATGATCCGATACTACTTTGATGATGATGCAATAAAAATAgaacaatattaaaaaaaataaaataagtacaacacgcgtacaaaataaacttacaagattgtaaataaatatttctaCCATGAATCACATCTCAACAAAAGACGGAAGGAAAAattaagagagaaaaaaacaaCTCGATGACTCATAAATATCTCAAGTTTGGAGcactaaaaaaaaattgtatttgaATGAATTGCATATTGAGTTGAGAGAGTGAAGAAGAATGACAATGCTAAAAACggtaacatatatatatattcgttTATTTACTATTATCTATTATTCTATTGTTAATTATGACATTTAATTAttgatttatattttataggtttaaatttatagtttatcacttaaataaatttatcttgaatttcaggagaaaaaaaatccaatatCGTGGTATCcatgatttttattttagaaatgtTTGTCAATATATTCATTAAAGGATAATGGTAGTTATTTTATCGGGAAATTGTTATAGATAACACAAAagtaaaattatttacaaaatattatgGTGAATTATTTCAATAAACTAAAGAGGATTGGAtgaattttcttatattttgctatttttaaaaatatatcttattaattttttcaatttaagagtctatcaacgctAGAagcctatcattgatagattttgctatatttacaatttttttaaactattgctatatagttaataattattctaaaaattgctatccattctaattaccctattttatttgggaaaactTCGTATAAATATCACAAAAGTATCAATTAGATCCATAAACTTTTGTAAACAATCAATTAGATTTTTAACCTCTTTTGGGAATGGTTCATACACTTCCTCTCTAGAAAACCAACCTTTCAAAAATTGATCTAAATAAGACAAATTATAAGATTTAACTTAATAGTTAGTATATTCCATTACCATACAACTTGTTTACTAAGAACGTGTTTTTGTTTGGATTTGATTATAGAACTTTGTAGACATAAAActaaaggttaaattttgatatataaaTAAGTAAAAGGTTACATTGAAGTTGGAGCctaatctttttattttgtcACTTCGTAAATTTTGTCAATGCATTTCcatcaaatattaaaaacttTAATAAATGCATCAAAGTTGTCAACCACATTAATTAACCTAACAAATTATCGCATTGATGTGTAAAGAGATCACCGAAATTGGTGACACTTTGCCATATCAATTTTCCTTTGTTACCAtctaatgttttaattaatcaaatcaATTTAATTTGATACTTCCAAATATTTTGTGCACGTTACCCCATCCCAACTAATTTTACGTAGTAAACATCAAACTTCAAGTTTTGGTAGCTATACAACGTCTAAGAAATTATGACCCTAATAAATCTCTTataaattgtttttttctttataactAATTGATTTGCTCTATGTAAcgttaaattttatgtttaataatataaaacccTAACTAGATGtaatttaaaacatatatatatatatatatatatatatatatatatatatatatatatatatatatatatatataattttatatgtGAGGCAATGAGTGGAATGTTTCAATATGCAAATTATTAACTCTCCCGAATTGTTTATGAAATTCACAATCTAAGGAGTTgtgaaattaataatttttaatcatatt
This region of Cucumis melo cultivar AY chromosome 7, USDA_Cmelo_AY_1.0, whole genome shotgun sequence genomic DNA includes:
- the LOC103493137 gene encoding protein LURP-one-related 17, with product MLFFKSLSRAVHQESQSPEELKETGAVSGSPVSLTVWRKSLLLTCNGFTVIDRNGNIVYRVDNYTGRPEEMILMDGLGKSVLTMCRSKKLGLGENWCVYEGEVEGKTRGRKNKPICRVKKNINILHVDPNAKVLAYVYDYRISKKKYAYSVEGSYGERSCKVLDAASRRVVAEVKRKEAVKGGVGFGAEVFLLVIVPGFDSGLAMALVLLLDQMFS